One genomic region from Vanacampus margaritifer isolate UIUO_Vmar chromosome 2, RoL_Vmar_1.0, whole genome shotgun sequence encodes:
- the LOC144042846 gene encoding ranBP-type and C3HC4-type zinc finger-containing protein 1-like: MALSSGGWAPQVSLLGSNQPGACDAGFAPSSVCCSTVLMSVRVSVSHSGIRSLCLPGADSEALRLQLSMDPSRAGEFRLALRDTSGNRNVLVEFDLRSVHYEVKSTRCHEMRLTAPPHDFIRFSFRCDREAEEWATVVTSSLREAQRVYEASGKQADATATEPSLPLAEELCLELVKAVEAGDAQAAALHASALARQKAILSIQPAEKNYASGEISLSVVVEDVSSSCCFTVKVFPYMTVAALKQQVFVEYSFHPRVQRWVMGQCLCTDSRSLASYGVQRDGDTAYLYLISARQARITRQLLQQDLEGALSAPPLPPGNGPASQDRRGYSTLPPRLPHTNQGGGDKPADLQVVLDMENLHLSNKPIRTQTEWACPSCTFINKPSRPGCEICATAKPDAHAANALQQAARGEPASSSS, translated from the exons ATGGCACTCAGCTCGGGCGGCTGGGCTCCGCAGGTTTCACTGCTCGGTTCTAACCAGCCCGGAGCCTGCGACGCCGGCTTCGCTCCCTCGTCGGTTTGCTGCAGCACTGTCTTAATGTCCGTCCGCGTGTCGGTGTCCCACTCCGGTATTCGCTCCTTGTGCCTGCCCGGAGCTGACAGCGAGGCTCTGCGCCTCCAGCTCAGCATGGACCCGAGCCGGGCCGGAGAGTTTCGACTGGCCCTGCGGGACACCAGCGGAAACCGCAACGTG TTGGTGGAGTTCGACCTGCGCTCGGTGCACTATGAGGTGAAGTCAACGCGCTGCCACGAGATGCGTTTGACGGCGCCGCCTCACGACTTTATCCGCTTCTCTTTCCGCTGTGACCGCGAGGCCGAGGAGTGGGCCACCGTGGTCACGTCGTCACTACGAGAGGCCCAGCGGG TTTACGAAGCAAGCGGCAAGCAAGCAGACGCCACCGCTACAGAACCGTCACTGCCGCTCGCCG AGGAGCTTTGCTTGGAGCTCGTCAAGGCGGTGGAAGCTGGCGACGCGCAAGCCGCTGCCCTGCATGCGTCCGCCCTGGCCCGGCAGAAAGCGATTCTGAGCATCCAGCCGGCGGAGAAGAATTACGCCAGCGGGGAGATCAG CTTGTCTGTGGTAGTGGAGGACGTTTCTTCTTCCTGTTGCTTCACAGTTAAAGTCTTCCCCTACATGACGGTGGCTGCACTCAAACAACAG GTGTTCGTGGAGTACAGCTTCCACCCGCGCGTGCAGCGCTGGGTGATGGGTCAGTGTCTGTGCACGGACTCGCGCTCGCTGGCGTCCTATGGAGTCCAGCGCGACGGCGACACGGCGTACCTCTACTTGATCTCGGCGCGCCAAGCCCGCATCACGCGACAGCTGTTGCAGCAGGATCTGGAGGGCGCTCTGTCCGCCCCACCCCTTCCGCCCGGCAACGGCCCCGCGTCCCAAGACCGTCGGGGCTACAGCACACTGCCGCCACGGTTACCCCACACCAATCAGG gcgGTGGCGATAAACCAGCTGATTTACAGGTTGTCCTTGACATGGAGAATCTGCATTTGAGCAACAAACCTATTAGAACACAG ACTGAATGGGCGTGTCCCTCATGCACGTTCATCAACAAGCCTTCTCGTCCAGGCTGCGAAATCTGCGCTACGGCCAAACCCGACGCACACGCCGCCAACGCCCTCCAGCAGGCAGCACGCGGCGAGCCTGCCTCGAGCAGCAGTTGA
- the LOC144042845 gene encoding alanine aminotransferase 1, with amino-acid sequence MSAHVRTDHLANLMERAARIKETLQQGAKTPFKDVIDVSWGDPHRAGMKPLTFVRQVLAACLYPQLLDGDNFPVDVKRRAQKLLRCCDGASVGSYNIAGISEIVECIAEFISQRDGVPADPENIWIHPGSQMSLRTILTLLVSSEASPKRGVLVPVPGHSTTPLSVTALGGTLVPYFLDEERGWELRADELRRALASVQGACRPIALYVINPGNPTGHIQSRKSMEEVIRFVAENKLFLLADEVYQGSVYDSNSEFVSYKKLLHELGPPLAHTLELASFHSASKGLLGECGLRGGYVELVNMDPAVMPYVERRFHMATCPPVTGQIALELMAKPPQPGDPSYPLYMQETEHMRSTLVDNVKRVQQALKRLPAVSCQPVQGGAFAFPRLHLPLKAIHKAKEAGMQADMFYCTRLLEDTGVFVSPGCEYGQKEGTYHIRFCIMTPADTMEKLLRRLSAFHLQFMKDFS; translated from the exons ATGAGCGCCCACGTGAGGACCGACCACTTGGCGAACCTGATGGAACGAGCGGCTCGCATCAAGGAGACGCTGCAGCAG GGAGCAAAGACGCCCTTTAAGGATGTGATAGACGTCAGCTGGGGTGACCCTCACAGGGCTGGCATGAAACCGCTCACCTTTGTCAGACAG GTGCTCGCCGCTTGTCTTTACCCGCAACTGCTGGACGGCGACAACTTTCCTGTGGATGTCAAACGACGGGCCCAGAAGCTGCTACGCTGTTGTGATGGCGCTAGTGTCG gCTCGTATAACATAGCAGGTATATCCGAAATAGTAGAGTGCATCGCTGAGTTCATTAGCCAACGTGACGGCGTTCCAGCTGATCCCGAGAACATTTGGATCCATCCCGGCTCCCAAATGTCGCTCAGG ACCATCCTGACACTGTTGGTGAGCAGCGAGGCATCCCCCAAGAGGGGCGTGCTCGTTCCGGTGCCGGGCCACAGCACCACCCCCTTGTCCGTGACGGCCTTGGGGGGCACGTTGGTCCCTTATTTCCTGGATGAGGAGCGTGGCTGGGAGCTGCGGGCGGATGAGCTGCGGCGAGCGTTGGCGTCCGTCCAGGGAGCGTGCAGGCCCATCGCTTTGTACGTCATCAACCCGGGAAACCCCACAG GGCACATCCAGAGCAGGAAGTCCATGGAGGAGGTCATCAGGTTCGTGGCGGAGAACAAACTCTTCCTTCTTGCCGATGAG GTATACCAGGGCAGCGTTTACGACTCCAACAGTGAATTTGTGTCTTACAAGAAGCTCCTGCATGAGCTGGGGCCTCCTCTGGCCCACACGCTGGAGCTGGCTTCCTTCCACTCGGCATCCAAAGGCCTCCTGGGAGA GTGTGGTCTTCGAGGAGGATACGTGGAGCTAGTCAACATGGACCCTGCCGTCATGCCGTACGTCGAGCGGCGTTTCCATATGGCCACATGTCCTCCCGTCACCGGGCAAATTGCTTTGGAGCTGATGGCCAAGCCCCCCCAGCCGGGAGATCCTTCGTACCCGCTTTACATGCAG GAGACGGAGCACATGAGGAGCACGCTGGTTGACAACGTGAAGAGAGTGCAGCAGGCTCTCAAGCGGCTGCCTGCTGTCAGCTGCCAGCCCGTGCAGGGAGGAGCCTTTGCCTTCCCCAGACTGCATCTGCCGCTGAAAGCCATTCACAAAGCCAAG GAAGCGGGCATGCAAGCTGACATGTTCTACTGCACCAGACTGCTGGAGGACACCGGCGTGTTCGTTAGTCCAGGGTGCGAGTACGGACAAAAGGAAGGCACCTACCACATCAG GTTTTGCATTATGACCCCAGCAGACACAATGGAGAAACTTCTGAGACGCCTCAGTGCCTTCCACTTACAATTCATGAAGGACTTCTCGTAA